A genomic region of Runella rosea contains the following coding sequences:
- a CDS encoding ABC transporter permease gives MKTQPPILADKLLKWFCAPHLLEDIQGDLHEEFAFQVKRIGLRGAQWFYWREVLGFIKPRYLKRLPQKYPTTYSYSPDMLQNYFKIAVRNLLKNRTFSLINISGLAFGLVCCLAIGLYVWDEYQYDRAVPQFEQTYRLTERQKQATGLYDVAVTPGPLAPALKNDFPEITETVRVGAWSGLLQYQQTAVEPEAMRVVDPSFLSFFGFKLLKGNPQTVLSSPDEIVISEAVAEHFFGKDWRAQSVLGKTIHYNQERPLRLSGIVENSPARSHIQFDVLLPLKYFELNDKWSYTWSSNNYHTYLKIRPDADASVFSQKLAGQLKKYDKGNETPLLLQPLRDIHLYSDFDFGTDWGKHGNIRYVRIFVIVGLIVLLIALFNFINLSTARATQRAREVGVRKSVGALRSSLIAQFWGESLLMTSLAMGVGLVLLHSLMPFFNELSGKVMAVPFQQPLFWVSMVGVLLFISFLTGLYPAFYLSSFRPVSVLKGIFDKKSGAGFRKTLVVTQFVMSIVLIIGTVGLYQQLQFMQNKKLGFDKEQLLYVRLKGDVRQKAMTLKVLLTKQSSIASVSATTSTLVNMQNTSYIEWAGKTPKDEFLITQMNVDADFLKTTGMALAAGRNFSTAIASDTSNKFGTYLINETAAKRMGWTPQKALGKKVNFWGLDGEIVGVLRDFHFRPMNVKIEPFIVRFRPKESYFNLLVKTRPDQTQRALADIARIYKKFEPNQPFSYGFVNEDLGRQYAIEQRTGKLLLSFSILAILIACLGLFGLATFTAEQRIKEIGIRKVMGASITNITGLLSKDFIKLVLIANGIAFPLAHYGLNHWLQDFEYRIGIEWWIFAVAGILAIGISLLTVSFQAIKTALMNPVKSLKTE, from the coding sequence ATGAAAACCCAACCGCCCATCTTAGCCGATAAGCTACTCAAATGGTTTTGCGCTCCCCATTTGTTGGAAGACATTCAAGGCGACCTCCACGAAGAGTTTGCTTTCCAAGTCAAACGCATCGGCCTACGAGGTGCGCAGTGGTTTTATTGGCGGGAAGTGCTGGGATTTATCAAACCGCGCTACCTCAAACGCCTCCCTCAAAAATATCCAACAACCTATTCATACAGCCCCGATATGTTACAAAACTATTTCAAAATTGCGGTTCGAAATCTCCTTAAAAACCGTACGTTTTCACTCATCAATATCTCCGGATTGGCCTTTGGGCTGGTCTGCTGTCTGGCCATTGGACTATACGTATGGGACGAATACCAATACGACCGCGCCGTGCCGCAATTTGAACAGACGTATCGACTGACGGAAAGGCAAAAACAGGCCACCGGACTTTATGACGTTGCCGTAACACCCGGCCCATTGGCTCCCGCACTTAAAAATGATTTTCCCGAAATTACCGAGACGGTCCGCGTCGGGGCTTGGTCGGGACTGCTTCAATACCAACAAACGGCGGTGGAACCCGAAGCCATGCGCGTGGTAGATCCTTCTTTTTTATCGTTTTTTGGGTTCAAACTCTTGAAAGGGAATCCGCAAACAGTTTTATCATCGCCCGACGAAATCGTAATCAGTGAAGCCGTTGCTGAGCATTTTTTTGGCAAAGATTGGCGAGCGCAATCCGTTTTAGGAAAAACCATCCACTATAATCAAGAGCGCCCGCTTCGGTTGTCGGGCATTGTTGAAAATTCGCCAGCGCGTTCTCACATTCAATTTGATGTATTATTGCCCTTAAAATACTTTGAATTGAATGATAAATGGAGTTACACTTGGAGCAGCAATAATTATCATACCTACCTCAAAATCAGACCCGATGCCGACGCATCCGTTTTCAGTCAGAAACTGGCAGGACAGCTAAAAAAATATGATAAAGGCAACGAAACGCCGCTTTTACTACAGCCCTTGCGTGATATTCACCTTTATTCTGACTTCGATTTCGGCACCGATTGGGGCAAACACGGCAACATCCGCTACGTTCGTATTTTCGTGATCGTCGGGTTGATTGTGTTGCTCATTGCGCTCTTTAATTTTATCAATTTATCCACTGCACGAGCTACCCAACGAGCCCGCGAAGTAGGCGTCCGCAAAAGCGTGGGCGCTTTACGCTCCAGCCTCATTGCCCAGTTTTGGGGCGAGTCGTTGTTAATGACCAGCTTGGCAATGGGCGTTGGATTGGTATTGCTTCATTCATTGATGCCTTTTTTCAACGAATTGTCTGGTAAAGTAATGGCCGTGCCTTTCCAACAGCCGCTTTTTTGGGTTTCTATGGTCGGTGTGTTACTCTTTATCAGCTTTTTGACCGGATTATATCCCGCTTTTTACCTTTCCTCTTTCCGTCCCGTCAGCGTGTTGAAAGGTATTTTTGATAAAAAATCAGGTGCGGGTTTTCGGAAAACATTGGTCGTGACCCAGTTTGTGATGTCGATCGTTTTGATCATCGGCACGGTGGGATTATACCAGCAATTGCAATTCATGCAAAACAAAAAATTAGGTTTTGATAAAGAACAGTTACTCTATGTTCGTCTAAAAGGCGATGTCCGCCAAAAAGCCATGACGCTGAAAGTGTTACTGACAAAGCAGAGCAGTATTGCATCGGTTTCGGCTACTACAAGTACATTGGTCAACATGCAAAATACTTCGTATATCGAATGGGCCGGAAAGACGCCCAAAGATGAATTTTTGATCACTCAAATGAACGTTGACGCCGATTTCTTAAAAACAACCGGCATGGCGCTGGCCGCTGGGCGTAACTTCTCTACCGCCATAGCAAGCGACACAAGTAACAAGTTCGGCACCTATCTCATCAACGAAACCGCTGCCAAACGCATGGGTTGGACACCTCAAAAAGCACTTGGAAAAAAAGTAAATTTTTGGGGCTTGGACGGAGAAATTGTAGGTGTTTTACGCGACTTTCATTTCCGTCCGATGAATGTTAAAATTGAGCCGTTCATTGTCCGTTTTCGCCCTAAAGAAAGTTATTTCAATCTGTTGGTCAAAACACGTCCCGACCAAACACAACGCGCATTGGCAGACATTGCTCGAATCTATAAAAAATTTGAGCCTAATCAGCCGTTCAGTTACGGGTTTGTCAATGAAGATTTGGGACGCCAATATGCCATTGAGCAACGCACTGGAAAACTGCTTCTAAGCTTTTCTATTCTTGCGATTTTGATTGCCTGCTTGGGTTTGTTTGGTTTGGCTACTTTCACTGCTGAGCAACGCATCAAAGAAATTGGTATTCGAAAAGTAATGGGCGCTTCCATTACCAACATCACTGGTTTGTTATCGAAAGATTTCATCAAATTGGTGTTAATCGCCAACGGCATTGCGTTTCCTTTGGCCCACTACGGCCTGAATCATTGGTTACAGGATTTTGAGTACCGCATTGGTATCGAATGGTGGATTTTTGCCGTGGCGGGCATTTTGGCCATTGGAATTTCTTTGTTGACGGTAAGTTTCCAAGCGATCAAAACTGCTTTGATGAATCCTGTGAAGAGTTTAAAAACCGAATAA
- a CDS encoding ABC transporter permease, whose amino-acid sequence MLRNYLKIALRNLRAKRAYTTLNIIGLSVGMASGLLIFLFISHHLITDRHHRKFDRIYRIVTDLHLEDGSVEYYPEAPLPMAKAFRTDYSQIEQAAYLKMNRELTVSVPLPNQSTPKRFLELNTTALVEGELFDILDYQWLQGKPKTALREPNTVVITESLAKKYFGNLDPMGRTINLNNLAEAKITGVLADPPKTTNTDIQLFISIATLPRLIPDFDVNDWWSLNSTDRIYLTLKNPLSAAELEASLPALSKKHFGENASVFQFHVQPLADVHFDVQRLGGSPAVRPSLLWSLGAIGLFLILIACINFINLATAQALSRGKEIGIRKALGSSKRQVMLHFLLETALIVLASAIFAVILTFIFIPIFNQWLPKGPMFQLTPQAIGFLLLLVAIVTVLAGGYPSFVLSGFSPWAALKGRLIQSKTNLSLRKLLIVFQFIICQALLVATLVVTRQVRYLHESELGFKKDNVLVINLPDASKTAFEAFRNDLRQLPSIKSVSASYRPPAATVMNGGSFKFGSKTTWEAFPIRERLADSEYLETYGLHLVTGRNITPSDTIREYLVNEALLKKLNIQDPQQILGRKMETYLSPVALPIVGVVKDFHLRSLHEPIQPCFISTQTERYKKIGVKISGNNPEKTLLFIEQSWQKRYPNEVFTYEYLDEQLANFYQTETLVFQVSVVFAGIAILISCLGLYGVVLFTTTQRTKEIGIRKVLGASVAGIISLLAKDFLKLVTLAIVIASPLAWYAMNQWLQDFAYHIQIKWWMIGLAGSMSILITLLTVSFQSIKAALMNPVKSLKVE is encoded by the coding sequence ATGCTCAGAAACTACCTCAAAATCGCCCTGCGAAATCTCCGCGCCAAGCGGGCATATACAACGTTGAACATCATTGGCCTGTCGGTCGGTATGGCAAGTGGTTTACTTATTTTTTTGTTTATAAGTCACCATTTGATTACTGACCGACACCATCGAAAATTTGACCGTATCTACCGAATCGTCACCGACCTGCATCTGGAAGATGGTTCGGTAGAATACTACCCAGAAGCACCGTTGCCAATGGCTAAGGCCTTTCGAACCGACTATTCGCAAATAGAGCAGGCTGCCTACCTAAAAATGAACCGTGAGCTGACGGTCAGCGTGCCCCTCCCCAACCAATCGACCCCAAAACGCTTTTTGGAACTCAATACCACTGCCCTCGTCGAAGGTGAATTGTTTGATATTCTGGATTATCAATGGCTCCAGGGCAAACCAAAAACAGCCCTCCGCGAACCCAACACAGTGGTAATTACCGAATCGTTGGCAAAAAAATATTTCGGCAATTTGGACCCAATGGGTCGGACAATCAACTTAAATAATTTAGCAGAAGCCAAAATAACTGGCGTTTTGGCTGACCCGCCCAAAACAACCAACACCGACATTCAACTGTTCATTTCCATCGCTACTTTACCACGTCTTATTCCTGATTTTGACGTCAATGATTGGTGGTCATTAAATTCGACAGACCGAATTTATCTTACCCTCAAAAATCCACTTTCTGCCGCTGAGTTGGAAGCCTCTCTGCCAGCCCTGTCCAAAAAGCATTTTGGCGAAAATGCCTCCGTTTTTCAATTTCATGTACAACCACTGGCCGATGTTCATTTTGACGTACAACGCCTCGGAGGAAGCCCAGCTGTCAGGCCTTCGTTACTTTGGTCATTGGGCGCGATTGGTCTGTTTTTGATTCTGATTGCATGTATCAACTTTATCAATCTGGCCACGGCCCAGGCGCTCAGCCGAGGCAAAGAAATCGGAATTCGTAAGGCGCTCGGCAGTTCCAAGCGTCAGGTTATGCTTCATTTTTTGCTGGAAACAGCCCTTATCGTACTGGCATCGGCCATATTTGCGGTGATTCTTACCTTTATTTTTATTCCGATATTCAATCAATGGTTGCCCAAAGGCCCGATGTTTCAACTTACTCCCCAAGCCATCGGATTTTTGCTTTTGCTGGTGGCGATTGTTACGGTATTGGCTGGCGGTTACCCTTCTTTTGTTTTGTCAGGCTTTAGTCCGTGGGCTGCGCTGAAAGGAAGATTGATTCAATCGAAGACGAATTTATCCTTGCGAAAACTGCTGATTGTCTTTCAATTTATTATTTGTCAGGCGCTTTTAGTAGCCACTTTGGTCGTCACCCGTCAAGTCCGTTATTTACACGAATCAGAATTGGGTTTCAAAAAAGACAATGTCTTAGTTATCAATTTACCTGACGCCTCAAAAACAGCTTTTGAGGCGTTTCGGAATGACTTACGCCAATTACCTTCCATAAAATCAGTGAGTGCCTCCTACCGCCCACCAGCAGCGACAGTCATGAACGGTGGCTCGTTCAAATTCGGGAGCAAAACCACTTGGGAGGCGTTTCCGATTCGGGAACGCCTAGCCGATTCGGAGTATTTGGAAACCTATGGTTTACACTTGGTTACGGGACGAAACATTACGCCATCCGACACTATCCGGGAATATTTGGTCAATGAAGCTTTGCTCAAAAAACTCAACATTCAGGACCCGCAACAGATTTTGGGCCGTAAAATGGAAACCTATCTGTCGCCCGTGGCTTTGCCCATCGTGGGCGTAGTCAAAGATTTCCATCTGCGCTCGCTGCACGAACCGATTCAACCCTGTTTTATTTCCACTCAAACGGAAAGATACAAAAAAATAGGAGTTAAGATTTCGGGCAACAATCCCGAAAAAACACTACTATTTATTGAACAATCTTGGCAAAAGCGCTATCCTAATGAGGTATTTACCTACGAATATTTAGACGAGCAATTGGCCAATTTCTACCAAACCGAAACGTTGGTTTTTCAGGTGTCCGTTGTTTTTGCAGGCATCGCCATTTTAATTAGCTGCCTTGGTCTGTACGGAGTGGTACTGTTTACCACAACACAACGTACTAAAGAAATCGGTATTCGTAAAGTACTTGGTGCTTCTGTGGCGGGCATTATTTCACTACTTGCCAAGGATTTTCTCAAATTGGTAACCCTTGCCATTGTCATTGCGTCGCCCTTGGCTTGGTATGCCATGAATCAATGGTTGCAAGATTTTGCGTATCATATTCAGATTAAGTGGTGGATGATTGGGTTGGCAGGCAGCATGTCTATCCTAATCACCCTCCTGACGGTGAGTTTTCAAAGCATTAAAGCCGCGCTGATGAATCCCGTGAAGAGTTTGAAGGTGGAATAA
- a CDS encoding PadR family transcriptional regulator, translating into MKRTYLGEFEEIILLTVAVLDGQAYGVALMHEIIEQTGRSVRLNQVHSALQRLEEKGMVRSEMGEPTNERGGRRKRLFSVTAYGHRTLQEIQEVRVSFWSRLTNPLKLSV; encoded by the coding sequence ATGAAACGGACGTATCTGGGAGAATTTGAAGAAATCATTTTACTGACCGTTGCTGTGCTGGATGGCCAAGCCTATGGCGTAGCACTGATGCACGAAATCATTGAACAGACGGGCCGCAGTGTGCGTCTGAATCAGGTGCATTCGGCCTTGCAACGTCTGGAAGAAAAAGGAATGGTTCGATCGGAAATGGGCGAACCTACCAACGAGCGCGGCGGCCGTCGCAAACGCCTGTTTTCAGTCACGGCCTATGGCCACCGCACGTTGCAGGAAATTCAGGAAGTGCGGGTCAGTTTTTGGAGCCGACTGACGAATCCATTGAAATTATCGGTTTAA
- a CDS encoding ABC transporter permease — MPTQSKPPLLADRLLEWFCAPHLLEYIQGDLHEEFEYQVKRIGEHRAKWFYWWEVLGFIKPRYIKRKPSKYPKTYLYSPTMLRNYFKIALRNLLKHKGYSFINIFGLATGMAVAMLIGLWIYDELSYNKSFQNYERIAQVMQHQTFDGEINTQTANPYLMGDEIRAQYGSDFKYIVMSSWTGEHLLTFEEKKLTKTGNYFEPAITEMLSLKMLKGTRSGLKEMNSVLLSESTAKAYFGETDPVGKIMKVDNKLNVKVTGVYQDLPYNSDFKDLSFILPWDLYLDNNPWIRENTNPWRSNFTQTYAQLASQSDLVQVSAKIKNVKFNKIRPEEKAFKPVVFLHPMSKWHLYSAFKNGINTGGRIEFVWLFGIIGAFVLLLACINFMNLSTARSEKRAKEVGIRKAVGSVRGQLINQFFSESLLVVIVAFLLSLLLVQLILPAFNEVADKKMFILWSNPLFWLLGIGFTLLTGLIAGSYPALYLSSFQPIKVLKGTFRAGRFAAVPRKVLVVVQFTVSVTLIIGTIVVFRQIQYAKSRPIGYSRDGLLTVPINTPDLTGHYDVLRNDLLKTGAVTEMSESSSPITSIWAINNGYDWRGKDPSIQGNFAAVSVTHDFGKTIGWEFKEGRDFSREFATDSSGIILNETAVKFMGLKKPIGEIVKINEKSFQVIGVVKDLVMQSPYSPVFRTSFVLDYNDVGVINIKINPAISSREALAKLETVFKKHNPSAPFEYKFADEEYAKKFSDEERIGKLATFFAMLAIFISCLGLFGLASFVAEQRTKEIGVRKVLGASVTNLWGLLSKDFVLLVIISCLISSPIAYYFMDNWVQKYEYHTDISWWVFIVSGAGALAITLLTVSFQAIKAALMNPVKSLKTE; from the coding sequence ATGCCAACCCAAAGCAAACCGCCGCTCTTAGCTGACCGTCTTCTTGAATGGTTCTGCGCACCTCATTTATTGGAATACATTCAGGGAGACTTGCACGAAGAGTTTGAATACCAAGTCAAACGCATCGGAGAGCATCGCGCCAAATGGTTTTATTGGTGGGAAGTGCTGGGATTTATCAAACCAAGATACATTAAACGTAAACCAAGTAAATACCCTAAAACCTATTTATACAGCCCAACCATGCTCCGAAACTATTTCAAAATCGCTCTTCGTAACCTGCTAAAACACAAAGGTTACTCATTCATCAACATTTTCGGTTTGGCAACCGGCATGGCCGTAGCCATGCTGATTGGTTTATGGATTTACGATGAATTGTCGTACAACAAATCTTTCCAAAATTACGAACGCATCGCCCAAGTCATGCAACACCAAACGTTTGATGGTGAGATCAATACCCAAACTGCGAATCCGTACTTGATGGGCGATGAAATACGCGCTCAATACGGCAGTGATTTCAAATACATCGTTATGTCGTCGTGGACGGGTGAGCACCTGCTGACTTTTGAGGAGAAAAAACTGACCAAAACTGGCAACTACTTTGAACCGGCCATTACCGAAATGCTAAGCCTGAAAATGCTCAAAGGAACGCGGTCGGGCCTGAAAGAGATGAATTCCGTTTTGCTTTCGGAATCGACAGCCAAAGCGTATTTCGGCGAGACTGATCCCGTTGGTAAGATCATGAAAGTAGATAACAAACTGAACGTAAAAGTGACGGGTGTGTATCAAGATTTGCCTTACAATTCCGATTTTAAGGACTTGTCATTCATTTTGCCTTGGGACTTATACCTCGACAACAATCCGTGGATCAGAGAAAATACCAATCCGTGGCGAAGTAATTTTACCCAAACCTACGCCCAATTGGCCAGTCAATCCGACCTGGTTCAGGTTTCAGCAAAAATCAAAAATGTTAAATTTAACAAAATTCGTCCTGAAGAAAAAGCGTTCAAACCAGTCGTTTTCCTGCATCCAATGTCGAAATGGCATTTGTATTCAGCGTTTAAAAACGGAATAAATACTGGCGGACGCATCGAATTTGTATGGTTGTTTGGCATTATCGGTGCCTTTGTACTATTGTTGGCCTGCATCAATTTTATGAATTTGAGCACAGCCCGCAGCGAAAAACGCGCCAAAGAGGTGGGCATTCGTAAAGCGGTCGGCTCGGTACGGGGACAGTTGATCAACCAATTTTTTAGCGAATCATTGCTCGTGGTTATCGTTGCTTTTTTGTTGTCTTTGCTACTAGTACAGCTTATTTTACCCGCGTTCAATGAAGTTGCCGACAAAAAAATGTTCATTTTGTGGTCTAATCCGCTGTTTTGGCTTTTGGGAATTGGGTTCACCCTATTAACCGGCTTAATCGCGGGTAGTTATCCTGCTTTGTATCTATCTTCGTTTCAACCCATTAAAGTGCTGAAAGGCACTTTTCGGGCAGGACGTTTTGCGGCGGTGCCTCGCAAAGTACTGGTCGTTGTGCAGTTTACGGTTTCTGTTACTTTAATCATCGGCACCATCGTTGTTTTCCGTCAAATCCAATATGCCAAAAGCCGGCCTATCGGCTATAGCCGTGACGGATTATTAACGGTGCCGATCAATACACCTGACTTGACGGGCCACTACGATGTACTCCGAAATGATCTGTTGAAAACAGGTGCCGTCACTGAAATGTCTGAGTCGTCCAGTCCCATCACTTCCATTTGGGCAATCAACAACGGTTACGATTGGCGCGGCAAAGACCCTTCCATTCAAGGAAATTTTGCAGCCGTATCGGTCACACATGACTTCGGGAAAACCATCGGCTGGGAGTTTAAAGAAGGCCGCGATTTTTCGAGAGAATTCGCAACGGATTCTTCGGGAATTATTTTGAACGAAACGGCCGTCAAATTTATGGGTCTCAAAAAGCCTATCGGAGAAATCGTAAAGATCAACGAAAAATCTTTTCAAGTCATCGGCGTAGTGAAAGATTTAGTGATGCAGTCGCCGTATAGCCCTGTTTTCCGCACTTCCTTTGTATTGGATTACAATGACGTCGGCGTGATTAATATCAAAATCAATCCCGCCATCAGTTCCCGAGAGGCGTTGGCTAAACTCGAAACCGTTTTCAAAAAACACAACCCTTCGGCTCCGTTTGAATACAAATTTGCAGATGAAGAATATGCTAAGAAATTCAGCGATGAAGAGCGCATCGGCAAATTGGCTACCTTCTTTGCCATGCTCGCCATCTTCATTTCGTGTCTTGGACTATTTGGATTGGCCTCTTTTGTAGCCGAACAGCGCACCAAAGAGATCGGCGTCCGCAAAGTATTGGGCGCATCAGTGACCAATTTGTGGGGATTACTTTCCAAAGACTTTGTACTCTTGGTCATTATTTCCTGCTTGATTTCTTCTCCAATCGCTTATTATTTCATGGATAATTGGGTTCAAAAATATGAATACCACACCGACATAAGTTGGTGGGTCTTTATAGTTTCGGGCGCAGGTGCGTTAGCCATCACGTTGTTAACAGTTAGTTTTCAAGCCATCAAAGCCGCGTTAATGAATCCCGTGAAAAGTTTAAAAACGGAGTAA
- a CDS encoding tail fiber domain-containing protein, which yields MKKIAAVWLVSMVYASTFAQGVFPDRVTIPKMSTVTKNALSNKTEGMMVYDSDLKQFSYWTGQLWANFGSTAASGTGWQLIGNDLSTTNAGNVGVGISVPTRGKFEVFGALGNGPTSAVFGSDGTGVSLQRNWPTIGFNQYRDGSNVQRRIGEGYAATQFFDPNTGAMFINTFGTGVANSTSSFSVPTGIFTLLSNGNIGVRNGGSSNTGMWISRGAANTNGSLVVTGSTHNSHFHYDIGEETYIRAGKNNGRVVLNDIPGGNVVMGNGNGKLGINSGDPQYTLEVRQAANNTGIVLINGTNFNNWELRSEVYSTDNGTDCLMAFYNRSTKGWMRPTDGGWSENSDRRLKKNIQNLESVLGQIMRLRPARYQMINNNPNSTESIGFIAQELKEVFPEMVEVITVPIKNEGAGEIADLHGVDYSHLSVVAIKAIQEQQGLIEKLQKQNEELIQSYAQLMKDVEILKKK from the coding sequence ATGAAAAAAATCGCAGCTGTATGGTTGGTGAGCATGGTATATGCCTCCACTTTTGCGCAGGGTGTTTTTCCTGATCGAGTGACGATACCCAAAATGAGCACTGTTACTAAAAATGCTTTATCCAACAAAACGGAAGGCATGATGGTGTATGATTCGGACTTGAAGCAATTCAGCTATTGGACGGGCCAACTTTGGGCTAACTTTGGTAGTACCGCCGCTTCGGGAACGGGCTGGCAATTGATAGGAAATGATTTAAGTACCACCAATGCTGGTAACGTAGGCGTGGGCATTTCAGTACCTACACGCGGCAAATTTGAGGTGTTTGGCGCATTGGGTAATGGCCCTACGTCGGCCGTATTTGGCTCCGATGGTACAGGAGTTTCATTGCAACGTAATTGGCCTACGATTGGCTTCAATCAATACCGTGATGGCAGCAATGTACAACGACGTATTGGAGAAGGCTATGCCGCTACGCAGTTTTTTGACCCTAACACGGGAGCGATGTTTATCAACACATTCGGCACTGGGGTGGCTAACTCCACATCCTCTTTCAGTGTGCCTACGGGTATTTTTACATTACTTAGCAATGGCAATATCGGCGTGAGGAATGGGGGCAGTTCAAACACTGGTATGTGGATATCGCGCGGGGCTGCCAACACAAATGGCTCATTGGTTGTCACGGGTAGTACTCACAATTCACATTTCCATTACGATATAGGCGAAGAAACCTACATACGAGCCGGCAAAAACAACGGGCGGGTGGTGCTGAATGATATTCCTGGGGGCAATGTGGTTATGGGGAATGGAAACGGAAAACTCGGGATAAACTCTGGTGATCCCCAATATACGCTTGAAGTAAGGCAGGCTGCTAATAATACAGGGATAGTGCTTATTAATGGTACGAATTTTAACAATTGGGAGCTGAGGTCAGAGGTGTATAGTACAGATAACGGAACAGACTGCCTGATGGCGTTTTACAATCGTTCAACCAAAGGTTGGATGCGGCCTACCGACGGTGGGTGGTCGGAGAATAGTGACCGCCGATTGAAAAAAAATATTCAAAATTTGGAGAGTGTGTTGGGTCAGATCATGCGACTTCGGCCCGCTCGGTATCAAATGATAAACAATAACCCAAATTCAACGGAATCCATTGGGTTTATTGCCCAAGAATTAAAAGAGGTCTTCCCCGAAATGGTAGAAGTAATAACAGTACCGATAAAAAATGAGGGTGCGGGCGAAATTGCTGACCTGCACGGGGTAGATTATTCTCACTTGTCGGTCGTAGCCATCAAGGCCATTCAGGAACAACAGGGGCTTATTGAAAAACTCCAAAAACAAAATGAAGAATTGATACAATCGTATGCACAATTGATGAAAGATGTAGAGATTCTAAAAAAGAAGTAA
- a CDS encoding sugar phosphate isomerase/epimerase family protein — protein MKQITQYLLCGLLLSLGALSVQAQKTPEDKAGWKLGSQAYSFRLFTFADAIRKIDSCGLKYVEAFPGQTIGGGLQGKMDFSMDAATRTAVKKMVKEKGLTIVAYGVVNPKTDAEWATLFEFAKDMGVLNINTEPSPAQMPLVRKLADQYKINVALHNHPKPSRYWHPDTVLAAIGGSKYVGSCSDIGHWVRSGLDPVECLKKLNGHVLGMHFKDVKKDTPEGRYHDVVWGTGDCKVEAVIAEMKRQNFKGPISVEYEYHWENNGPEIAESVKNFRAIYSRTK, from the coding sequence ATGAAACAAATCACACAATACCTCCTATGCGGATTGTTGCTTTCACTGGGGGCTTTATCTGTACAGGCTCAAAAAACTCCCGAAGACAAGGCTGGTTGGAAACTAGGCTCTCAAGCCTATTCGTTTCGGTTGTTTACGTTTGCCGACGCCATCCGCAAAATTGACAGCTGCGGTCTGAAATACGTAGAAGCTTTCCCCGGCCAAACCATCGGCGGCGGGCTACAAGGGAAAATGGATTTCAGCATGGACGCCGCTACGCGTACGGCGGTGAAAAAGATGGTCAAAGAGAAAGGCTTGACGATTGTGGCGTATGGTGTGGTCAACCCCAAAACCGATGCTGAATGGGCTACTTTGTTTGAGTTTGCTAAAGACATGGGCGTCTTGAACATCAACACCGAGCCTTCGCCAGCACAAATGCCGTTGGTACGAAAATTGGCCGATCAATATAAGATTAATGTGGCCTTGCACAACCACCCCAAGCCATCACGTTATTGGCATCCTGATACCGTCTTGGCGGCGATTGGCGGCAGCAAATACGTTGGCTCTTGCTCCGACATCGGCCACTGGGTGCGCTCAGGTCTTGACCCTGTGGAGTGTCTTAAAAAACTGAACGGACATGTATTGGGAATGCACTTTAAAGACGTGAAAAAAGACACGCCCGAAGGCCGCTACCACGACGTAGTTTGGGGCACGGGCGACTGCAAAGTAGAGGCCGTGATTGCCGAAATGAAACGCCAAAACTTCAAAGGTCCCATCTCGGTAGAATATGAATATCACTGGGAAAACAACGGCCCCGAAATCGCCGAAAGTGTGAAGAATTTCCGCGCAATCTATAGCCGAACGAAATAA